In a single window of the Streptomyces sp. NBC_00353 genome:
- a CDS encoding YihY/virulence factor BrkB family protein, whose protein sequence is MPSKTTATAAGRVPRQAGPAGRAAHWRSALCRTPVSIWKDDLSDWAAALTYYAILALLPALLVTVALIGLANPRATDVLITDITAFAPAESGAALRQPLEAATHERGAVWLLIATGTVSAVWSASSYLAVFRRALHAQHGVRDRRPALRKAHIIVATAVGLLLLLMTSAFALVLTGPLARWLGHRLGLAHASETLWAVLKWPVLVFLVACLIMVLFRTGPASARGLRRGLPGGVLAAFLWLVASAGFALYATHIGSYSRLYGSLAGLVVFLIWVWFTNLALLAGAQFNVELARPTPGRS, encoded by the coding sequence GTGCCGAGCAAGACCACCGCAACCGCCGCCGGACGCGTCCCCCGCCAGGCCGGCCCCGCAGGGCGGGCCGCCCATTGGCGGTCCGCCCTGTGCCGTACCCCTGTGTCGATCTGGAAGGACGATCTCTCGGACTGGGCCGCCGCCCTGACGTACTACGCCATCCTCGCTCTGCTCCCGGCGCTGCTGGTCACCGTCGCTCTGATCGGCCTGGCCAATCCCCGGGCCACCGACGTGCTGATCACCGACATCACCGCGTTCGCCCCGGCCGAGTCCGGAGCCGCGCTGCGCCAACCGCTGGAGGCCGCGACCCACGAACGCGGCGCCGTGTGGCTGCTGATCGCGACGGGGACCGTCAGTGCCGTGTGGTCCGCCTCCAGCTATCTGGCCGTTTTCCGCAGGGCGCTGCATGCTCAGCACGGGGTGCGGGACAGACGACCGGCGCTGCGCAAGGCCCACATCATCGTGGCCACCGCCGTGGGACTTCTCCTGCTGCTCATGACCAGTGCGTTCGCCCTGGTGCTGACCGGACCGCTGGCCCGCTGGCTGGGGCATCGGCTGGGCCTGGCACATGCCAGTGAAACGCTGTGGGCGGTGCTGAAGTGGCCCGTCCTGGTGTTCCTGGTCGCCTGTCTGATCATGGTGCTGTTCCGTACCGGACCCGCGTCGGCCAGGGGGCTGCGGCGGGGGCTGCCCGGTGGGGTGCTCGCCGCGTTCCTGTGGCTGGTCGCCTCGGCCGGGTTCGCCCTGTACGCCACGCACATCGGCTCGTACAGCCGGCTGTACGGATCGCTCGCCGGGCTCGTCGTCTTCCTGATCTGGGTCTGGTTCACCAATCTGGCTCTGCTGGCCGGTGCCCAGTTCAATGTCGAACTGGCGCGGCCGACGCCGGGCCGCTCGTGA
- a CDS encoding transketolase, which produces MSAENTATVSLGPDSDLDQVFELAQQLRADSVRASTAAGSGHPTSSLSAADLMAVLMTRHLRYDWQSPKNPANDHLIFSKGHASPLLYAMFLAAGAIDEEELMTTYRRKGARLQGHPTPVLPWVDVATGSLGQGIAYGVGVALAERDLEHQSSRVWVLCGDSEMAEGSVWEALDKAGRHRLANFTVIIDVNRLGQSGPTELGWDTDAYVRRAEAFDCRALVVDGHDLAAVEQALAVADDGQAPTVIVAKTVKGQGVAEVADAEGWHGKPLPDDLAARAITELGGVRHHTVRGPQPPAATSADPVAPVQVTLPQFKMGEAVATRVAFGKALAAIGARPDIVALDAEVGNSTHAEDFGKAHPERYFQIYIAEQQMIAAAVGMAVCGYRPYATTFAAFLTRAHDFIRMAAISQVSMSLCGTHCGVEIGADGPSQMGLEDLAMMRAIHGSTVLYPSDAASATALTASMADLDGISYLRTTRGAYPVLYAPDETFPVGGSKTLRAGDSDQVTLLGAGVTVHECLAAADQLAADNIPARVIDLYSVKPLDVATLARAAQETGALVVVEDHHPEGGIGEAVLSALAAQRLTPAFAHLAVRDLPASGTPSELLDVAGISRTHIARATHDLVGH; this is translated from the coding sequence ATGTCGGCTGAGAACACCGCAACTGTCTCGCTGGGACCTGACAGTGACCTGGACCAGGTCTTCGAGTTGGCTCAGCAACTGCGGGCGGACTCCGTGCGCGCCAGCACCGCCGCCGGCTCCGGCCACCCGACCTCGAGCCTGTCCGCCGCGGATCTCATGGCTGTCCTCATGACACGTCACCTGCGCTACGACTGGCAGAGCCCGAAGAACCCGGCCAACGACCACCTGATCTTCTCCAAGGGGCACGCCTCCCCCTTGCTGTACGCGATGTTCCTCGCCGCCGGCGCGATCGACGAAGAGGAACTCATGACCACCTACCGCCGCAAGGGTGCGCGTCTTCAAGGCCACCCCACTCCGGTCCTGCCCTGGGTGGATGTAGCCACCGGCTCCCTGGGCCAGGGCATCGCCTACGGCGTCGGTGTCGCGCTTGCCGAACGGGACCTGGAACACCAGTCCTCCCGTGTGTGGGTGCTGTGCGGCGACAGTGAAATGGCAGAGGGGTCGGTGTGGGAAGCCCTGGACAAGGCAGGCCGCCACCGGCTGGCCAACTTCACCGTGATCATCGACGTCAACCGCCTCGGCCAGAGCGGCCCCACGGAGCTCGGATGGGACACCGACGCCTACGTCCGCCGCGCCGAAGCCTTCGACTGCCGCGCACTCGTCGTCGACGGCCACGACCTCGCGGCCGTCGAACAAGCCCTGGCTGTCGCGGATGACGGGCAGGCCCCCACCGTCATCGTCGCCAAGACCGTCAAGGGCCAGGGTGTCGCCGAGGTCGCAGACGCCGAGGGCTGGCACGGCAAGCCGTTGCCCGACGACCTGGCCGCCCGTGCGATCACCGAACTGGGCGGCGTACGCCACCACACCGTCCGCGGCCCCCAGCCACCCGCCGCCACCTCTGCTGACCCGGTCGCTCCTGTGCAGGTGACGCTGCCGCAATTCAAGATGGGCGAAGCCGTCGCCACCCGCGTCGCCTTCGGCAAGGCACTCGCCGCGATCGGCGCACGCCCCGACATCGTGGCTCTGGACGCCGAAGTGGGTAACTCCACCCATGCGGAGGACTTCGGCAAGGCACACCCCGAGCGGTACTTCCAGATCTACATCGCCGAACAGCAGATGATCGCCGCCGCGGTCGGCATGGCCGTATGCGGCTACCGCCCCTACGCCACCACCTTCGCAGCCTTCCTCACCCGAGCCCACGACTTCATTCGTATGGCTGCCATCTCTCAGGTCTCCATGAGCCTGTGCGGTACCCACTGCGGTGTCGAGATCGGCGCGGACGGCCCCTCCCAGATGGGCCTGGAGGACCTCGCCATGATGCGCGCCATCCACGGCTCCACTGTCCTCTACCCCAGCGACGCCGCATCCGCCACGGCCCTGACCGCTTCCATGGCGGACCTCGACGGCATCTCCTACCTGCGCACCACCCGGGGTGCCTACCCCGTCCTCTACGCCCCCGACGAGACCTTCCCGGTCGGCGGATCCAAGACCCTGCGCGCGGGGGACAGTGACCAGGTCACTCTCCTGGGCGCCGGCGTCACGGTCCACGAATGCCTTGCCGCCGCCGACCAGTTGGCCGCCGACAACATCCCTGCCCGCGTCATCGACCTGTACTCCGTAAAGCCTCTGGACGTCGCCACCCTCGCTCGCGCCGCCCAGGAAACCGGCGCACTGGTCGTCGTCGAGGATCACCATCCCGAGGGCGGCATCGGCGAGGCCGTGCTGTCCGCACTCGCCGCACAGCGCCTCACCCCCGCATTCGCCCACCTTGCCGTGCGGGACCTGCCGGCCTCCGGGACGCCGTCCGAACTTCTCGACGTCGCAGGCATCTCACGCACCCACATCGCCCGAGCCACCCACGACCTGGTCGGCCACTGA
- a CDS encoding GNAT family N-acetyltransferase, whose protein sequence is MNLLPFATAHAAMVADWPTASAEVVMWCGRQEFPVSAQTISAWQQDDDVRAHVLVEGEKLVGYGELWFDTEEDEVELARIIVAPEARGKGLGRVLVRSLLAQAHESGCADVFMRVHPDNEKALRSYLGAGFGPVAPGLAENWNAAQPVNYVWLRHDAEGSGD, encoded by the coding sequence ATGAATCTTCTCCCTTTCGCCACCGCTCACGCTGCGATGGTGGCGGACTGGCCGACTGCTTCCGCGGAAGTCGTCATGTGGTGCGGGCGACAGGAGTTCCCTGTGTCTGCACAGACGATTTCCGCGTGGCAGCAGGATGACGACGTTCGGGCTCATGTGCTCGTTGAGGGCGAGAAGCTCGTCGGTTACGGGGAATTGTGGTTCGACACCGAGGAGGACGAGGTCGAGCTGGCTCGGATCATCGTGGCACCCGAGGCCCGCGGGAAGGGGCTCGGCCGTGTGCTCGTCCGGAGCCTGCTCGCGCAAGCTCACGAGTCGGGCTGTGCCGATGTCTTCATGCGCGTGCACCCGGACAACGAGAAGGCTCTGAGGTCCTATCTGGGGGCCGGGTTCGGGCCGGTCGCCCCTGGCCTTGCCGAGAACTGGAATGCCGCTCAGCCGGTGAATTATGTCTGGCTTCGGCACGATGCCGAGGGATCGGGCGATTGA
- a CDS encoding cation:proton antiporter domain-containing protein, producing the protein MGGTVSLVLLLLFLWGLCSQRVERVELTAPAVFVLVGLVLATCLGSMDLAPSRETVKGLAEICLTWILFADAARLSFRVLRPDLGIYLRLLLIGLPLCIGLGALLASGLLPGVSGWAAMFVGAALAPTDAALGASMMSDPVVPERVRRLINVESGLNDGIATPVVVVALAGAASAAGAGPDAGGEAVVELAIGLAYGSALGLAGGWLLRSALRKGWAAEEFAGPAVLALALLSYLSSMAIGGNGFVAAFVAGLAFGTAYGDAPQSQLLFTEQSASVLSLLVWLLFGAVLVPAAVPHMTWQAVLYAVLSLTVVRMVPVALSLLGTGMDRATVLFVGWFGPRGLATIIFGLLALEDLAPAVTHQVLPVLICTVLLSVLAHGFSAGPLARRYGAAAAGGDAERPELSPHGVPVRRFTGSADAARRRGSSD; encoded by the coding sequence ATGGGCGGAACTGTCTCGCTGGTTCTGTTGCTGCTGTTCTTGTGGGGCCTGTGCTCGCAGCGGGTTGAACGGGTCGAGTTGACCGCTCCGGCGGTGTTCGTGCTGGTGGGTCTGGTGCTGGCGACATGTCTGGGGTCGATGGATCTGGCCCCGTCCAGGGAGACGGTGAAAGGGCTGGCGGAGATCTGCCTGACCTGGATCCTGTTCGCCGACGCGGCCCGGTTGTCGTTCCGGGTTCTGCGACCGGACCTCGGCATCTACCTGAGGCTTCTGTTGATCGGGTTGCCCTTGTGCATCGGGCTCGGGGCGCTACTGGCATCCGGCCTCCTTCCCGGCGTCAGCGGGTGGGCCGCCATGTTCGTGGGCGCCGCGCTCGCCCCCACCGACGCAGCGCTCGGAGCCTCGATGATGTCCGATCCCGTGGTGCCCGAACGCGTGCGCCGCTTGATCAATGTGGAGAGCGGCCTCAACGACGGCATCGCCACTCCCGTCGTCGTGGTCGCGCTGGCCGGGGCCGCGAGTGCCGCCGGCGCAGGCCCTGATGCCGGCGGCGAGGCGGTCGTGGAACTCGCCATCGGTCTTGCCTACGGCTCGGCGCTCGGTCTGGCAGGGGGGTGGCTGTTGCGGTCGGCGCTGCGCAAGGGCTGGGCGGCCGAGGAGTTTGCGGGCCCGGCCGTACTGGCCCTCGCCCTGCTGTCCTATCTGTCCTCCATGGCCATCGGTGGCAACGGATTCGTCGCGGCGTTTGTTGCCGGACTGGCCTTTGGCACCGCTTACGGCGATGCGCCGCAGTCGCAACTGCTGTTCACCGAGCAGTCGGCGTCGGTGCTCTCCTTGCTGGTGTGGCTGCTGTTCGGGGCGGTCCTGGTCCCGGCCGCCGTCCCGCACATGACGTGGCAGGCCGTCCTCTACGCGGTGCTGAGCCTGACGGTGGTGCGGATGGTGCCCGTGGCCCTGTCGCTGCTCGGTACGGGGATGGACCGTGCCACGGTCCTGTTCGTCGGCTGGTTCGGCCCCCGGGGGCTGGCCACGATCATCTTCGGTCTGCTCGCGCTCGAGGACCTTGCCCCAGCCGTTACGCACCAAGTCCTTCCGGTGCTCATCTGCACGGTGCTGCTCAGTGTCCTCGCCCACGGATTCAGCGCGGGGCCGCTCGCGCGACGCTACGGGGCAGCCGCGGCCGGCGGAGATGCTGAACGGCCGGAACTGTCGCCGCACGGCGTCCCTGTCCGGCGGTTCACAGGCAGCGCAGACGCAGCCAGACGCAGGGGTTCGAGCGACTGA
- a CDS encoding glycerophosphodiester phosphodiesterase family protein: MSLRHAVASLAVLPVLAVPATAQAATAHQNHHVPPQKTHFDLQAHRGGLGLTTEESLEGFGKALRLGVRTLELDTHITKDQKVVVNHDRQISAQKCKDTGPVTPGDPMYPYVGKYIKDLTLAQIKSMDCGYQQLPGFPEQEQIKGFRMVELKDVLNLVKSYKAKQVKLNIETKVEAGAPEQTAPRELFVRRVFEEIHRSGIEKQVTIQSFDWGALKEMHKLAPSYPLVALTNYDFLQVGKPGASPWLGGIDADDYDGDFVKAAAAVPGVTALSPNYGFPQNGTIADPAFRFYPDKKMISEAHERGLKVIPWTCDDPATIEALMDMGIDGIITDYPNRVRDIMADRGMRLPKAYPAPRH; this comes from the coding sequence ATGTCCCTGCGGCATGCAGTCGCCAGCCTAGCCGTCCTGCCCGTGCTCGCCGTTCCGGCGACCGCCCAGGCGGCCACGGCCCACCAGAATCACCACGTACCGCCCCAGAAGACGCATTTCGACCTGCAGGCCCACCGCGGCGGCCTCGGCCTGACCACCGAGGAGTCCCTGGAGGGCTTCGGCAAGGCTCTGCGCCTCGGTGTGAGAACCCTGGAGCTGGACACCCACATCACCAAGGACCAGAAGGTCGTGGTCAACCACGACCGGCAGATCAGCGCCCAGAAGTGCAAGGACACCGGCCCGGTGACGCCCGGTGACCCGATGTACCCGTATGTCGGCAAGTACATCAAGGACCTGACGCTGGCCCAGATCAAGAGCATGGACTGCGGCTACCAGCAGCTGCCCGGCTTCCCCGAGCAGGAGCAGATCAAGGGCTTCCGCATGGTGGAGCTCAAGGACGTCCTCAACCTGGTCAAGAGCTACAAGGCCAAGCAGGTCAAGCTGAACATCGAGACCAAGGTGGAGGCCGGCGCGCCCGAGCAGACCGCACCGCGCGAGCTGTTCGTCCGCCGTGTCTTCGAGGAGATCCACCGTTCCGGGATCGAGAAGCAGGTCACCATCCAGTCCTTCGACTGGGGGGCGCTGAAGGAGATGCACAAGCTCGCGCCGTCCTACCCGCTGGTGGCGCTGACGAACTACGACTTCCTCCAGGTCGGCAAGCCCGGCGCCTCCCCGTGGCTCGGTGGCATCGACGCCGACGACTACGACGGCGACTTCGTCAAGGCCGCCGCCGCCGTCCCCGGTGTCACCGCGCTGTCCCCGAATTACGGTTTCCCGCAGAACGGCACGATCGCGGACCCGGCCTTCCGCTTCTACCCCGACAAGAAGATGATCTCCGAGGCCCATGAGCGGGGTCTGAAGGTCATCCCGTGGACCTGTGACGACCCCGCCACCATCGAGGCGCTCATGGACATGGGCATCGACGGGATCATCACCGACTACCCCAACCGCGTGCGGGACATCATGGCCGACCGCGGCATGCGCCTGCCCAAGGCCTACCCCGCGCCGCGTCACTGA